A genomic window from Plasmodium malariae genome assembly, chromosome: 10 includes:
- the PmUG01_10050500 gene encoding Plasmodium exported protein, unknown function — translation MSMLKIYHKKERIRLFFFIKFFTFILLNEYVILCSGVSNLYKILDKKQNDYRKSGTIIYEALVVHKNKRCSSIEWMKGGAPNMAAYEKADISNNKKGTKGKNKKQCKSSFINKGVFEQSAEVKSHAYTEGNIYFDKGILRNKNYVEKVKENVRFGFKFLSKCIGRKVGIFNFIFILHLALAVTFIISTCLYCNEAELMDIPWIVTLVLRLLPILWIIFLLGIFYIYRKTVKNDK, via the exons ATGAGTATGTTAAAAATCTACCATAAGAAAGAGAGAATTagattattcttttttattaagtttTTTACGTTTATCCTTTTAAATGAATACGTCATTTTATGTAGTGGTGTG agtaacttatataaaattttggaTAAAAAGCAGAATGATTATAGAAAATCAGGTACTATAATTTATGAAGCACTAGTAGTtcataaaaacaaaaggtGCTCAAGTATTGAATGGATGAAAGGAGGTGCACCAAATATGGCAGCATACGAAAAAGCagatatatctaataataaaaaggggacaaaaggaaaaaataaaaaacaatgtaaaagttcatttattaataaaggAGTATTTGAACAATCTGCAGAAGTTAAATCTCATGCATATACCgaaggaaatatatattttgataaaggtatattaaggaataaaaattatgtagaGAAAGTTAAGGAAAATGTAAGATTTGGTTTTAAGTTTTTAAGTAAATGTATAGGTAGAAAAGTaggtatttttaattttatatttatcttacATTTAGCACTTGCAgtaacatttattatatcaacATGCTTGTATTGTAATGAAGCGGAACTAATGGATATACCATGGATAGTTACATTAGTTTTACGATTACTTCCTATATTAtggattatatttttattagggattttttatatctacaGGAAAActgtaaaaaatgataagtGA